A stretch of the Macaca mulatta isolate MMU2019108-1 chromosome 16, T2T-MMU8v2.0, whole genome shotgun sequence genome encodes the following:
- the STAT3 gene encoding signal transducer and activator of transcription 3 isoform X12 produces MAQWNQLQQLDTRYLEQLHQLYSDSFPMELRQFLAPWIESQDWAYAASKESHATLVFHNLLGEIDQQYSRFLQESNVLYQHNLRRIKQFLQSRYLEKPMEIARIVARCLWEESRLLQTAATAAQQGGQANHPTAAVVTEKQQMLEQHLQDVRKRVQDLEQKMKVVENLQDDFDFNYKTLKSQGDMQDLNGNNQSVTRQKMQQLEQMLTALDQMRRSIVSELAGLLSAMEYVQKTLTDEELADWKRRQQIACIGGPPNICLDRLENWITSLAESQLQTRQQIKKLEELQQKVSYKGDPIVQHRPMLEERIVELFRNLMKSAFVVERQPCMPMHPDRPLVIKTGVQFTTKVRLLVKFPELNYQLKIKVCIDKDSGDVAALRGSRKFNILGTNTKVMNMEESNNGSLSAEFKHLTLREQRCGNGGRANCDASLIVTEELHLITFETEVYHQGLKIDLETHSLPVVVISNICQMPNAWASILWYNMLTNNPKNVNFFTKPPIGTWDQVAEVLSWQFSSTTKRGLSIEQLTTLAEKLLGPGVNYSGCQITWAKFCKENMAGKGFSFWVWLDNIIDLVKKYILALWNEGYIMGFISKERERAILSTKPPGTFLLRFSESSKEGGVTFTWVEKDISGKTQIQSVEPYTKQQLNNMSFAEIIMGYKIMDATNILVSPLVYLYPDIPKEEAFGKYCRPESQEHPEADPGSAAPYLKTKFICVTPFIDAVWK; encoded by the exons ATGGCCCAATGGAATCAGCTACAGCAGCTTGACACACGGTACCTGGAGCAGCTCCATCAGCTCTACAGTGACAGCTTCCCAATGGAGTTGCGGCAGTTTCTGGCCCCTTGGATTGAGAGTCAAGATTG GGCATATGCGGCCAGCAAAGAATCACATGCCACTTTGGTGTTTCATAATCTCCTGGGCGAGATTGACCAGCAGTATAGCCGCTTCCTGCAAGAATCGAATGTTCTCTATCAGCACAATCTACGAAGAATCAAGCAGTTTCTTCAG AGCAGGTATCTTGAGAAGCCAATGGAGATTGCCCGGATTGTGGCCCGGTGCCTGTGGGAAGAGTCACGCCTCCTACAGACTGCAGCCACTGCGGCCCAG CAAGGGGGCCAGGCCAACCACCCCACAGCAGCTGTGGTGACGGAGAAGCAGCAGATGCTGGAGCAGCACCTTCAGGATGTCCGGAAGAGAGTACAG GATCtagaacagaaaatgaaagtggTAGAGAATCTCCAGGATGACTTTGATTTCAACTATAAAACCCTCAAGAGTCAAGGAG ACATGCAAGATCTGAATGGAAACAACCAGTCAGTGACCAGGCAGAAGATGCAGCAGCTGGAACAGATGCTCACTGCGCTGGACCAGATGCGGAGA AGCATCGTGAGTGAGCTGGCGGGGCTTTTGTCAGCGATGGAGTACGTGCAGAAAACTCTCACAGACGAGGAGCTGGCTGACTGGAAGAGGCGGCAACAGATTGCCTGCATTGGAGGTCCGCCCAACATCTGCCTAGATCGGCTAGAAAACTG GATAACGTCATTAGCAGAATCTCAACTTCAGACCCGTCAACAAATTAAGAAACTGGAGGAGTTGCAGCAAAAAGTGTCCTACAAAGGGGACCCCATTGTACAGCACCGGCCGATGCTGGAGGAGAGAATCGTGGAGCTGTTCAGAAACTTAATGAAAAG TGCCTTTGTGGTGGAGCGGCAGCCCTGCATGCCCATGCATCCCGACCGGCCCCTTGTCATCAAGACCGGCGTCCAGTTCACTACCAAAGTCAG gtTGCTGGTCAAATTCCCTGAGTTAAATTATCAACTTAAAATTAAAGTGTGCATTGACAA AGACTCTGGGGATGTTGCAGCTCTCAGAGG ATCCCGGAAATTTAACATTCTGGGCACAAACACCAAAGTGATGAACATGGAAGAGTCCAACAACGGCAGCCTCTCTGCAGAATTCAAACACTTG acCCTGAGGGAGCAGAGATGTGGGAATGGGGGCCGAGCCAATTGTGAT GCTTCCCTGATTGTGACTGAGGAGCTGCACCTGATCACCTTTGAGACAGAGGTATATCACCAAGGCCTCAAGATTGACCTAGAG ACCCACTCCTTGCCAGTTGTGGTGATCTCCAACATCTGTCAGATGCCAAATGCCTGGGCGTCCATCCTGTGGTACAACATGCTGACCAACAACCCCAAG AACGTAAACTTTTTTACCAAGCCCCCAATCGGAACCTGGGATCAAGTGGCCGAGGTCCTGAGCTGGCAGTTCTCCTCCACCACCAAGCGAGGACTGAGCATCGAGCAGCTGACTACACTGGCGGAGAAACTCTTGG gacCTGGCGTGAATTATTCAGGGTGTCAGATCACATGGGCTAAATTTTGCAAA GAAAACATGGCTGGCAAGGGCTTCTCCTTCTGGGTCTGGCTGGACAATATCATTGACCTTGTGAAAAAGTACATCCTGGCCCTTTGGAATGAAGG GTACATCATGGGCTTTATCAGTAAGGAGCGGGAGCGGGCCATCTTGAGCACCAAGCCTCCAGGCACCTTTCTGCTAAGATTCAGTGAAAGCAGCAAAGAAGGCGGCGTCACTTTCACTTGGGTGGAGAAGGACATCAGTG GTAAGACCCAGATCCAGTCCGTGGAACCATACACCAAGCAGCAGTTGAACAACATGTCATTTGCTGAAATCATCATGGGCTATAAGATCATGGATGCTACCAATATTCTGGTGTCTCCGCTGGTCTATCTCTACCCTGACATTCCCAAGGAGGAGGCATTCGGAAAGTATTGTCGGCCAGAGAGCCAGGAGCATCCTGAAGCTGACCCAGGTA GCGCCGCCCCATACCTGAAGACCAAGTTTATCTGTGTGACACC ATTCATTGATGCAGTTTGGAAATAA
- the STAT3 gene encoding signal transducer and activator of transcription 3 isoform X15 codes for MAQWNQLQQLDTRYLEQLHQLYSDSFPMELRQFLAPWIESQDWAYAASKESHATLVFHNLLGEIDQQYSRFLQESNVLYQHNLRRIKQFLQSRYLEKPMEIARIVARCLWEESRLLQTAATAAQQGGQANHPTAAVVTEKQQMLEQHLQDVRKRVQDLEQKMKVVENLQDDFDFNYKTLKSQGDMQDLNGNNQSVTRQKMQQLEQMLTALDQMRRSIVSELAGLLSAMEYVQKTLTDEELADWKRRQQIACIGGPPNICLDRLENWITSLAESQLQTRQQIKKLEELQQKVSYKGDPIVQHRPMLEERIVELFRNLMKSAFVVERQPCMPMHPDRPLVIKTGVQFTTKVRLLVKFPELNYQLKIKVCIDKDSGDVAALRGSRKFNILGTNTKVMNMEESNNGSLSAEFKHLTLREQRCGNGGRANCDASLIVTEELHLITFETEVYHQGLKIDLETHSLPVVVISNICQMPNAWASILWYNMLTNNPKNVNFFTKPPIGTWDQVAEVLSWQFSSTTKRGLSIEQLTTLAEKLLGPGVNYSGCQITWAKFCKENMAGKGFSFWVWLDNIIDLVKKYILALWNEGYIMGFISKERERAILSTKPPGTFLLRFSESSKEGGVTFTWVEKDISGKTQIQSVEPYTKQQLNNMSFAEIIMGYKIMDATNILVSPLVYLYPDIPKEEAFGKYCRPESQEHPEADPGSAAPYLKTKFICVTPTTCSNTIDLPMSPRTLDSLMQFGNNGEGAEPSAGGQFGEYLVDRLCPFFPVCPSRVPHL; via the exons ATGGCCCAATGGAATCAGCTACAGCAGCTTGACACACGGTACCTGGAGCAGCTCCATCAGCTCTACAGTGACAGCTTCCCAATGGAGTTGCGGCAGTTTCTGGCCCCTTGGATTGAGAGTCAAGATTG GGCATATGCGGCCAGCAAAGAATCACATGCCACTTTGGTGTTTCATAATCTCCTGGGCGAGATTGACCAGCAGTATAGCCGCTTCCTGCAAGAATCGAATGTTCTCTATCAGCACAATCTACGAAGAATCAAGCAGTTTCTTCAG AGCAGGTATCTTGAGAAGCCAATGGAGATTGCCCGGATTGTGGCCCGGTGCCTGTGGGAAGAGTCACGCCTCCTACAGACTGCAGCCACTGCGGCCCAG CAAGGGGGCCAGGCCAACCACCCCACAGCAGCTGTGGTGACGGAGAAGCAGCAGATGCTGGAGCAGCACCTTCAGGATGTCCGGAAGAGAGTACAG GATCtagaacagaaaatgaaagtggTAGAGAATCTCCAGGATGACTTTGATTTCAACTATAAAACCCTCAAGAGTCAAGGAG ACATGCAAGATCTGAATGGAAACAACCAGTCAGTGACCAGGCAGAAGATGCAGCAGCTGGAACAGATGCTCACTGCGCTGGACCAGATGCGGAGA AGCATCGTGAGTGAGCTGGCGGGGCTTTTGTCAGCGATGGAGTACGTGCAGAAAACTCTCACAGACGAGGAGCTGGCTGACTGGAAGAGGCGGCAACAGATTGCCTGCATTGGAGGTCCGCCCAACATCTGCCTAGATCGGCTAGAAAACTG GATAACGTCATTAGCAGAATCTCAACTTCAGACCCGTCAACAAATTAAGAAACTGGAGGAGTTGCAGCAAAAAGTGTCCTACAAAGGGGACCCCATTGTACAGCACCGGCCGATGCTGGAGGAGAGAATCGTGGAGCTGTTCAGAAACTTAATGAAAAG TGCCTTTGTGGTGGAGCGGCAGCCCTGCATGCCCATGCATCCCGACCGGCCCCTTGTCATCAAGACCGGCGTCCAGTTCACTACCAAAGTCAG gtTGCTGGTCAAATTCCCTGAGTTAAATTATCAACTTAAAATTAAAGTGTGCATTGACAA AGACTCTGGGGATGTTGCAGCTCTCAGAGG ATCCCGGAAATTTAACATTCTGGGCACAAACACCAAAGTGATGAACATGGAAGAGTCCAACAACGGCAGCCTCTCTGCAGAATTCAAACACTTG acCCTGAGGGAGCAGAGATGTGGGAATGGGGGCCGAGCCAATTGTGAT GCTTCCCTGATTGTGACTGAGGAGCTGCACCTGATCACCTTTGAGACAGAGGTATATCACCAAGGCCTCAAGATTGACCTAGAG ACCCACTCCTTGCCAGTTGTGGTGATCTCCAACATCTGTCAGATGCCAAATGCCTGGGCGTCCATCCTGTGGTACAACATGCTGACCAACAACCCCAAG AACGTAAACTTTTTTACCAAGCCCCCAATCGGAACCTGGGATCAAGTGGCCGAGGTCCTGAGCTGGCAGTTCTCCTCCACCACCAAGCGAGGACTGAGCATCGAGCAGCTGACTACACTGGCGGAGAAACTCTTGG gacCTGGCGTGAATTATTCAGGGTGTCAGATCACATGGGCTAAATTTTGCAAA GAAAACATGGCTGGCAAGGGCTTCTCCTTCTGGGTCTGGCTGGACAATATCATTGACCTTGTGAAAAAGTACATCCTGGCCCTTTGGAATGAAGG GTACATCATGGGCTTTATCAGTAAGGAGCGGGAGCGGGCCATCTTGAGCACCAAGCCTCCAGGCACCTTTCTGCTAAGATTCAGTGAAAGCAGCAAAGAAGGCGGCGTCACTTTCACTTGGGTGGAGAAGGACATCAGTG GTAAGACCCAGATCCAGTCCGTGGAACCATACACCAAGCAGCAGTTGAACAACATGTCATTTGCTGAAATCATCATGGGCTATAAGATCATGGATGCTACCAATATTCTGGTGTCTCCGCTGGTCTATCTCTACCCTGACATTCCCAAGGAGGAGGCATTCGGAAAGTATTGTCGGCCAGAGAGCCAGGAGCATCCTGAAGCTGACCCAGGTA GCGCCGCCCCATACCTGAAGACCAAGTTTATCTGTGTGACACC AACGACCTGCAGCAATACCATTGACCTGCCGATGTCCCCCCGCACTTTAGATTCATTGATGCAGTTTGGAAATAATGGTGAAGGTGCTGAACCCTCAGCAGGAGGGCAGTTTGGTGAGTATTTGGTTGACAGACTTTGTCCCT TTTTCCCTGTCTGTCCCTCCAGAGTCCCTCACCTTTGA
- the STAT3 gene encoding signal transducer and activator of transcription 3 isoform X11, with product MAQWNQLQQLDTRYLEQLHQLYSDSFPMELRQFLAPWIESQDWAYAASKESHATLVFHNLLGEIDQQYSRFLQESNVLYQHNLRRIKQFLQSRYLEKPMEIARIVARCLWEESRLLQTAATAAQQGGQANHPTAAVVTEKQQMLEQHLQDVRKRVQDLEQKMKVVENLQDDFDFNYKTLKSQGGQGVSPSSADMQDLNGNNQSVTRQKMQQLEQMLTALDQMRRSIVSELAGLLSAMEYVQKTLTDEELADWKRRQQIACIGGPPNICLDRLENWITSLAESQLQTRQQIKKLEELQQKVSYKGDPIVQHRPMLEERIVELFRNLMKSAFVVERQPCMPMHPDRPLVIKTGVQFTTKVRLLVKFPELNYQLKIKVCIDKDSGDVAALRGSRKFNILGTNTKVMNMEESNNGSLSAEFKHLTLREQRCGNGGRANCDASLIVTEELHLITFETEVYHQGLKIDLETHSLPVVVISNICQMPNAWASILWYNMLTNNPKNVNFFTKPPIGTWDQVAEVLSWQFSSTTKRGLSIEQLTTLAEKLLGPGVNYSGCQITWAKFCKENMAGKGFSFWVWLDNIIDLVKKYILALWNEGYIMGFISKERERAILSTKPPGTFLLRFSESSKEGGVTFTWVEKDISGKTQIQSVEPYTKQQLNNMSFAEIIMGYKIMDATNILVSPLVYLYPDIPKEEAFGKYCRPESQEHPEADPGAAPYLKTKFICVTPFIDAVWK from the exons ATGGCCCAATGGAATCAGCTACAGCAGCTTGACACACGGTACCTGGAGCAGCTCCATCAGCTCTACAGTGACAGCTTCCCAATGGAGTTGCGGCAGTTTCTGGCCCCTTGGATTGAGAGTCAAGATTG GGCATATGCGGCCAGCAAAGAATCACATGCCACTTTGGTGTTTCATAATCTCCTGGGCGAGATTGACCAGCAGTATAGCCGCTTCCTGCAAGAATCGAATGTTCTCTATCAGCACAATCTACGAAGAATCAAGCAGTTTCTTCAG AGCAGGTATCTTGAGAAGCCAATGGAGATTGCCCGGATTGTGGCCCGGTGCCTGTGGGAAGAGTCACGCCTCCTACAGACTGCAGCCACTGCGGCCCAG CAAGGGGGCCAGGCCAACCACCCCACAGCAGCTGTGGTGACGGAGAAGCAGCAGATGCTGGAGCAGCACCTTCAGGATGTCCGGAAGAGAGTACAG GATCtagaacagaaaatgaaagtggTAGAGAATCTCCAGGATGACTTTGATTTCAACTATAAAACCCTCAAGAGTCAAGGAG GTCAAGGAGTTTCTCCTTCCTCCGCAGACATGCAAGATCTGAATGGAAACAACCAGTCAGTGACCAGGCAGAAGATGCAGCAGCTGGAACAGATGCTCACTGCGCTGGACCAGATGCGGAGA AGCATCGTGAGTGAGCTGGCGGGGCTTTTGTCAGCGATGGAGTACGTGCAGAAAACTCTCACAGACGAGGAGCTGGCTGACTGGAAGAGGCGGCAACAGATTGCCTGCATTGGAGGTCCGCCCAACATCTGCCTAGATCGGCTAGAAAACTG GATAACGTCATTAGCAGAATCTCAACTTCAGACCCGTCAACAAATTAAGAAACTGGAGGAGTTGCAGCAAAAAGTGTCCTACAAAGGGGACCCCATTGTACAGCACCGGCCGATGCTGGAGGAGAGAATCGTGGAGCTGTTCAGAAACTTAATGAAAAG TGCCTTTGTGGTGGAGCGGCAGCCCTGCATGCCCATGCATCCCGACCGGCCCCTTGTCATCAAGACCGGCGTCCAGTTCACTACCAAAGTCAG gtTGCTGGTCAAATTCCCTGAGTTAAATTATCAACTTAAAATTAAAGTGTGCATTGACAA AGACTCTGGGGATGTTGCAGCTCTCAGAGG ATCCCGGAAATTTAACATTCTGGGCACAAACACCAAAGTGATGAACATGGAAGAGTCCAACAACGGCAGCCTCTCTGCAGAATTCAAACACTTG acCCTGAGGGAGCAGAGATGTGGGAATGGGGGCCGAGCCAATTGTGAT GCTTCCCTGATTGTGACTGAGGAGCTGCACCTGATCACCTTTGAGACAGAGGTATATCACCAAGGCCTCAAGATTGACCTAGAG ACCCACTCCTTGCCAGTTGTGGTGATCTCCAACATCTGTCAGATGCCAAATGCCTGGGCGTCCATCCTGTGGTACAACATGCTGACCAACAACCCCAAG AACGTAAACTTTTTTACCAAGCCCCCAATCGGAACCTGGGATCAAGTGGCCGAGGTCCTGAGCTGGCAGTTCTCCTCCACCACCAAGCGAGGACTGAGCATCGAGCAGCTGACTACACTGGCGGAGAAACTCTTGG gacCTGGCGTGAATTATTCAGGGTGTCAGATCACATGGGCTAAATTTTGCAAA GAAAACATGGCTGGCAAGGGCTTCTCCTTCTGGGTCTGGCTGGACAATATCATTGACCTTGTGAAAAAGTACATCCTGGCCCTTTGGAATGAAGG GTACATCATGGGCTTTATCAGTAAGGAGCGGGAGCGGGCCATCTTGAGCACCAAGCCTCCAGGCACCTTTCTGCTAAGATTCAGTGAAAGCAGCAAAGAAGGCGGCGTCACTTTCACTTGGGTGGAGAAGGACATCAGTG GTAAGACCCAGATCCAGTCCGTGGAACCATACACCAAGCAGCAGTTGAACAACATGTCATTTGCTGAAATCATCATGGGCTATAAGATCATGGATGCTACCAATATTCTGGTGTCTCCGCTGGTCTATCTCTACCCTGACATTCCCAAGGAGGAGGCATTCGGAAAGTATTGTCGGCCAGAGAGCCAGGAGCATCCTGAAGCTGACCCAG GCGCCGCCCCATACCTGAAGACCAAGTTTATCTGTGTGACACC ATTCATTGATGCAGTTTGGAAATAA
- the STAT3 gene encoding signal transducer and activator of transcription 3 isoform X13 has product MAQWNQLQQLDTRYLEQLHQLYSDSFPMELRQFLAPWIESQDWAYAASKESHATLVFHNLLGEIDQQYSRFLQESNVLYQHNLRRIKQFLQSRYLEKPMEIARIVARCLWEESRLLQTAATAAQQGGQANHPTAAVVTEKQQMLEQHLQDVRKRVQDLEQKMKVVENLQDDFDFNYKTLKSQGDMQDLNGNNQSVTRQKMQQLEQMLTALDQMRRSIVSELAGLLSAMEYVQKTLTDEELADWKRRQQIACIGGPPNICLDRLENWITSLAESQLQTRQQIKKLEELQQKVSYKGDPIVQHRPMLEERIVELFRNLMKSAFVVERQPCMPMHPDRPLVIKTGVQFTTKVRLLVKFPELNYQLKIKVCIDKDSGDVAALRGSRKFNILGTNTKVMNMEESNNGSLSAEFKHLTLREQRCGNGGRANCDASLIVTEELHLITFETEVYHQGLKIDLETHSLPVVVISNICQMPNAWASILWYNMLTNNPKNVNFFTKPPIGTWDQVAEVLSWQFSSTTKRGLSIEQLTTLAEKLLGPGVNYSGCQITWAKFCKENMAGKGFSFWVWLDNIIDLVKKYILALWNEGYIMGFISKERERAILSTKPPGTFLLRFSESSKEGGVTFTWVEKDISGKTQIQSVEPYTKQQLNNMSFAEIIMGYKIMDATNILVSPLVYLYPDIPKEEAFGKYCRPESQEHPEADPGAAPYLKTKFICVTPFIDAVWK; this is encoded by the exons ATGGCCCAATGGAATCAGCTACAGCAGCTTGACACACGGTACCTGGAGCAGCTCCATCAGCTCTACAGTGACAGCTTCCCAATGGAGTTGCGGCAGTTTCTGGCCCCTTGGATTGAGAGTCAAGATTG GGCATATGCGGCCAGCAAAGAATCACATGCCACTTTGGTGTTTCATAATCTCCTGGGCGAGATTGACCAGCAGTATAGCCGCTTCCTGCAAGAATCGAATGTTCTCTATCAGCACAATCTACGAAGAATCAAGCAGTTTCTTCAG AGCAGGTATCTTGAGAAGCCAATGGAGATTGCCCGGATTGTGGCCCGGTGCCTGTGGGAAGAGTCACGCCTCCTACAGACTGCAGCCACTGCGGCCCAG CAAGGGGGCCAGGCCAACCACCCCACAGCAGCTGTGGTGACGGAGAAGCAGCAGATGCTGGAGCAGCACCTTCAGGATGTCCGGAAGAGAGTACAG GATCtagaacagaaaatgaaagtggTAGAGAATCTCCAGGATGACTTTGATTTCAACTATAAAACCCTCAAGAGTCAAGGAG ACATGCAAGATCTGAATGGAAACAACCAGTCAGTGACCAGGCAGAAGATGCAGCAGCTGGAACAGATGCTCACTGCGCTGGACCAGATGCGGAGA AGCATCGTGAGTGAGCTGGCGGGGCTTTTGTCAGCGATGGAGTACGTGCAGAAAACTCTCACAGACGAGGAGCTGGCTGACTGGAAGAGGCGGCAACAGATTGCCTGCATTGGAGGTCCGCCCAACATCTGCCTAGATCGGCTAGAAAACTG GATAACGTCATTAGCAGAATCTCAACTTCAGACCCGTCAACAAATTAAGAAACTGGAGGAGTTGCAGCAAAAAGTGTCCTACAAAGGGGACCCCATTGTACAGCACCGGCCGATGCTGGAGGAGAGAATCGTGGAGCTGTTCAGAAACTTAATGAAAAG TGCCTTTGTGGTGGAGCGGCAGCCCTGCATGCCCATGCATCCCGACCGGCCCCTTGTCATCAAGACCGGCGTCCAGTTCACTACCAAAGTCAG gtTGCTGGTCAAATTCCCTGAGTTAAATTATCAACTTAAAATTAAAGTGTGCATTGACAA AGACTCTGGGGATGTTGCAGCTCTCAGAGG ATCCCGGAAATTTAACATTCTGGGCACAAACACCAAAGTGATGAACATGGAAGAGTCCAACAACGGCAGCCTCTCTGCAGAATTCAAACACTTG acCCTGAGGGAGCAGAGATGTGGGAATGGGGGCCGAGCCAATTGTGAT GCTTCCCTGATTGTGACTGAGGAGCTGCACCTGATCACCTTTGAGACAGAGGTATATCACCAAGGCCTCAAGATTGACCTAGAG ACCCACTCCTTGCCAGTTGTGGTGATCTCCAACATCTGTCAGATGCCAAATGCCTGGGCGTCCATCCTGTGGTACAACATGCTGACCAACAACCCCAAG AACGTAAACTTTTTTACCAAGCCCCCAATCGGAACCTGGGATCAAGTGGCCGAGGTCCTGAGCTGGCAGTTCTCCTCCACCACCAAGCGAGGACTGAGCATCGAGCAGCTGACTACACTGGCGGAGAAACTCTTGG gacCTGGCGTGAATTATTCAGGGTGTCAGATCACATGGGCTAAATTTTGCAAA GAAAACATGGCTGGCAAGGGCTTCTCCTTCTGGGTCTGGCTGGACAATATCATTGACCTTGTGAAAAAGTACATCCTGGCCCTTTGGAATGAAGG GTACATCATGGGCTTTATCAGTAAGGAGCGGGAGCGGGCCATCTTGAGCACCAAGCCTCCAGGCACCTTTCTGCTAAGATTCAGTGAAAGCAGCAAAGAAGGCGGCGTCACTTTCACTTGGGTGGAGAAGGACATCAGTG GTAAGACCCAGATCCAGTCCGTGGAACCATACACCAAGCAGCAGTTGAACAACATGTCATTTGCTGAAATCATCATGGGCTATAAGATCATGGATGCTACCAATATTCTGGTGTCTCCGCTGGTCTATCTCTACCCTGACATTCCCAAGGAGGAGGCATTCGGAAAGTATTGTCGGCCAGAGAGCCAGGAGCATCCTGAAGCTGACCCAG GCGCCGCCCCATACCTGAAGACCAAGTTTATCTGTGTGACACC ATTCATTGATGCAGTTTGGAAATAA